AAAGCATCCGCCAATTTGAACAAGAGGCGTTGATTCTGGCCCGATTACACCATCCAGCCCTACCTCGCGTGACCCACCATTTCCATTTCGAGGGTCAGCAATATCTGGTTATGGATTTTGTCGAAGGTGAAGATTTGTGGGAGATAGTAAAAAAGCAAGGCTACCCTCTGAACGAAGGGGAGGCGCTTGAGTTTATCATTCAGGTTTGCCAGGCGATGAGCTACCTACACCGGCAAAATCCACCCATCATCCATCGCGATATTAAGCCCCAGAACATAAAAGTAACTCCCGAAGGCCAGGCGGTGCTGGTAGATTTTGGCATTGCCAAACAGGCTGAAGCGGATAGCCACACCAGTACCGGGGCGCGAGGGGTCACCCCTGGCTTTTCGCCGCCGGAGCAATACAGCGGGGTAGGCACTACTCCCGCCTCGGATATCTATTCGTTGGGGGCAACCCTCTATGCCATTCTGACGGGCAAAAGACCGCCGGATAGTGTCAGCTTGCTGGTCAACAGAGCCAAATTTGAGCCTCCCAACAAAATAAACCCAAAATTGAGCGCTCAAGTTTGTCAGGCCATTGGGCATGCTATGCAACCGCAACCGGCCGACCGGCCCCAAGCGGTGATTGCCTGGCAAAAAGAGTTGGAGGCTATTTTAGCAGCATCCACCCTGGCCGCCAAAGAAGATTCAACAATGCCATCCCCACCTTCTTCGATCCAGGCAGAGAGCGGGACCGTTCCGACCATTCCGGCTATGTTGCCGCCCAAACCTCAGCCGGCCATTCCCTTCAAGCGCCGGTGGCCGCCGGCAGTATGGCGGTGATTCTGGCCGTGATTGGGGCGATTGCCTTGATTACCACCAGGAGCGCCAGGCCGGTTCAAGCTACAGCCACGGCCAAAGCCGGCGCTACGGCTGCGGCTGAAACTGTGGTTGTGGCCACAGCCACGGCTAAAGTAGAGGCCACTGCTACCGCCACAACTTACACCCCCTCAGCAACTGCCGTAGATACGGCCACGGCCCAGGGTATTGTATTTCAAGACGACTTTAGCTCAAATACAAAGGGCTGGCCGGTAGGGGAATATTCAGATGACTATAATAAGGGGATAGTGCAGATCATTAACGGTAAATATCAAAGATCATTAACCTCTAAGCAGCCCAGCTTGGGTAGAACGTGGATACCCTACTTTTCTGCCAAAAACTTCCTGCTCAAGGTTGAGGCCACTATCGTGGAAACTTCTTACGCCGGCGACTACCGCGTTGCGGTCACTTTTCGCGAGAATAACAATAACGACTTTTATGCAGTCTTATTTGCCAGCAGCAAATCCTACACAGTGTACCTGTGGCAAGACAACAAGCTCACAACACTTAAGGACTGGACGTTTAGCCCGGCGGTAAAGGTGGGGCCAGGCGTTCCTAATATCTTTGAAATTCTGGTGGAGGACTCGAGTTTTACGCTTTACGCGAATGATCAGAAATTAACCACCGTAACCGATTCAACTTTGAGCGCCGCCGGGAAAATCGGCCTGGGGCTTGACCTACCTGAAGCCGAACAGACCGTAACAATTGACTTTGACAACCTGATTATTAGAAAAGTGCCGTGACCGGCTACAGACCCTTACGCACTCGTCGCTTCGCTTCTACTAAGAAACTACAACGAGACTTCGCTTGAGAAACCCGGCTTTTAGTGCTTGTTGATAGTCCAATTTGGACAATAGTTACCATTTATAACCAAAAAAGCCGGGTTTCTTTACGTAGTACTAATATCCTCTGCCCACCCCCCGATAAATAAAACCATACATTTGCATAATCTCCGGCTCGTAGAGATTGCGGCCGTCAATGAACACGGGCTGGCGCATTAAGGATTTCACCTGGGGCATGTTCAGGTGTTTGAACTCGTTCCACTCGGTCAGCAGAATGAGAGCGTCGCAACCTTCGGCCAGGTGGTAGGGGTCTGTGGCTAATTGCAGGTCGGGCAGCATTTTGGCCGCCACGCTCATGGCGGCGGGGTCGTAGCCCTTAACGGTGGCGGCTTCGCGCAGCAAGGCGCGGGCAATTTCGGCGGCGGGGGCTTCGCGCATATCGTCGGTATTGGGCTTAAAAGCCAGGCCCAACAGGCCAATCACCTTGCCGCTCAACCGCCGGCCCAATAAATCCCGTAATTTTTGCACAATATGGATCCGTTGATATTGGTTAATGTCCATCACCGATTTAAGCAACTGGGGATGGGTGCCGTGGGTGGTGGCCATATGGGCCAGGGCTTTAACGTCTTTGGGAAAACAAGAGCCGCCGTAGCCAACCCCGGCATCCAAAAAATAATGGCCAATGCGCTTGTCGTAGCCCATCCCTGAGGCCACTTCTTTCACATCGGCGCCCAGTTGCTCGCAAATGTTGGCAATTTCATTGATAAAAGAGATGCGGGTGGCCAAAAAAGCATTAGAGGCGTATTTGATCATCTCGGCGGTGCGCAGGTCGGTAATGATAATGGGCGCGCGCAGGCTCAAGTAGAGTTCGGCCACTTTATTGGCCGCTTCGCGGTGCAGCGAACCCAACACAATCCGGTCCGGGTGCATAAAGTCAAGGATGGCCGAACCTTCGCGCAGAAATTCGGGGTTAGACACCACGGCAAAGTCAACGGGTTCCGGCTGGTTCTCCCGCACAATATCGGCCACCCAGTCGCCGGTGCCTACGGGCACGGTGCTTTTGTTAACAATCACCAGGGGATGCGGCATGGTTTGGGCCACGGTTTTGGCCGTTTGGCCCACGTACTTTAAGTCGGCCTCGCCGTCCACGCCTTCCGGCGTGCCAACGGCAATAAAAACAAACTCGGCGTCGGCCAGGGCCGCGGCATAATCGGTG
This DNA window, taken from Anaerolineae bacterium, encodes the following:
- a CDS encoding UDP-glucose/GDP-mannose dehydrogenase family protein, giving the protein MKKITVIGTGYVGLVTGTCFADLGNTVCCLDIDQEKIKMLHAGRSPIFEPGLEEMIQRNVQAKRLTFTTDYAAALADAEFVFIAVGTPEGVDGEADLKYVGQTAKTVAQTMPHPLVIVNKSTVPVGTGDWVADIVRENQPEPVDFAVVSNPEFLREGSAILDFMHPDRIVLGSLHREAANKVAELYLSLRAPIIITDLRTAEMIKYASNAFLATRISFINEIANICEQLGADVKEVASGMGYDKRIGHYFLDAGVGYGGSCFPKDVKALAHMATTHGTHPQLLKSVMDINQYQRIHIVQKLRDLLGRRLSGKVIGLLGLAFKPNTDDMREAPAAEIARALLREAATVKGYDPAAMSVAAKMLPDLQLATDPYHLAEGCDALILLTEWNEFKHLNMPQVKSLMRQPVFIDGRNLYEPEIMQMYGFIYRGVGRGY
- a CDS encoding serine/threonine protein kinase; the encoded protein is MPLPEDTILESRYRIDRLLAHGGMGAVYKGFDTNLLVPVAIKENFLQTPQSIRQFEQEALILARLHHPALPRVTHHFHFEGQQYLVMDFVEGEDLWEIVKKQGYPLNEGEALEFIIQVCQAMSYLHRQNPPIIHRDIKPQNIKVTPEGQAVLVDFGIAKQAEADSHTSTGARGVTPGFSPPEQYSGVGTTPASDIYSLGATLYAILTGKRPPDSVSLLVNRAKFEPPNKINPKLSAQVCQAIGHAMQPQPADRPQAVIAWQKELEAILAASTLAAKEDSTMPSPPSSIQAESGTVPTIPAMLPPKPQPAIPFKRRWPPAVWR